A window of Leptospira stimsonii contains these coding sequences:
- the feoB gene encoding ferrous iron transport protein B has protein sequence MGHSNVDTNPKISRILMAGNPNCGKTTLFNRLTGLRQKTGNYHGVTVEKAEGLLGHEEHSLKVLDLPGAFSLGANAEDKQVTSRVLISHEQGDRILFVMDASLAERSLQFLLQILELNVPVLVAVTMKDVLEKKRVRLDLDVLSREFGILFQYVNPKKGEGIKELKDLLVSPGAFRLPIKTFQWDDEHEQFIHRLLRSFSSEDSNSLKFVLVNALKELSGETLQKGLPGLALLPEESQTLIKEQFVDSKLKFTYIEELTQKSIYIKKILGAAVSGTSLNNDGLLSKVDRILLHPLWGVLSFLGIMALVFQALFTWSEVPMDWIESGVQNVGAFVGGYFSEGPLRSLVQEGIIGGVGAVLVFIPQISLLFFFIGILEETGYIARASFVMDRFMSKFGLSGKSFIPLLSSAACAVPAIMGTRTIENKSDRITTILVSPLITCSARYPVYILVIGAMFPAGAIWGVFSIQALALLSLFLLGMIASMLAALVFKKTFFRSDSSYFLMELPAYNTPSLKSLGITVFKKLKAFLSTAGKLILFISILLWFLANYPRIESDKFPGVITEAEVKKIQIRESYAGKMGKFMEPVLKPIGFDWKMGIGIITSFAAREVMVSTLSIIYGIGGEESEDDLKEAIRKDVDEQGKPVWGLRNSVSLLLFFAFACQCMSTLAVVKKETNSMFWPLFLFGYMTILAYTISFIVFQTWNLFS, from the coding sequence ATGGGTCACTCTAACGTGGACACGAATCCGAAAATTTCGCGAATCCTAATGGCGGGAAATCCGAACTGCGGGAAAACCACACTCTTCAATCGACTAACAGGTCTTAGACAAAAAACCGGAAACTATCACGGCGTGACGGTAGAAAAAGCGGAAGGACTTTTGGGACATGAAGAACATTCTCTCAAGGTATTGGATCTTCCGGGTGCGTTTAGCCTTGGAGCAAACGCAGAGGACAAACAAGTCACGAGTCGAGTTCTCATTAGCCATGAACAAGGTGACCGAATCCTCTTTGTGATGGACGCCTCCCTCGCGGAACGTTCCCTTCAATTTTTACTTCAGATCTTAGAATTGAACGTCCCGGTTTTAGTGGCCGTTACGATGAAGGACGTCTTGGAAAAGAAAAGAGTTCGTCTGGATCTGGATGTTCTATCCCGTGAATTCGGAATTCTATTTCAATACGTGAATCCGAAAAAAGGAGAAGGAATCAAAGAACTCAAAGACCTTCTGGTTTCTCCGGGTGCATTTCGACTTCCGATCAAAACCTTTCAATGGGACGACGAACACGAACAATTCATCCATCGACTATTGAGATCCTTTTCTTCGGAGGATTCCAATTCCCTCAAGTTCGTTTTGGTAAACGCTCTCAAAGAACTCTCAGGAGAAACTTTGCAGAAAGGTCTTCCCGGTCTTGCACTTCTTCCGGAAGAATCACAAACTCTCATCAAAGAACAGTTCGTCGATTCCAAACTGAAATTTACTTACATAGAAGAGCTCACTCAAAAATCGATTTATATAAAAAAAATATTAGGTGCGGCCGTTTCTGGAACTTCGCTTAACAACGACGGCCTTCTTTCCAAAGTGGATCGGATTCTTCTTCATCCTCTCTGGGGAGTCCTTTCCTTTCTGGGAATCATGGCGCTCGTTTTCCAGGCCTTATTCACTTGGTCCGAAGTTCCGATGGACTGGATCGAATCCGGTGTTCAAAACGTAGGAGCTTTTGTAGGAGGTTATTTCTCGGAAGGACCTCTGCGTAGTCTCGTTCAGGAAGGAATTATCGGAGGAGTCGGAGCCGTTCTCGTGTTCATTCCTCAAATCAGTCTTTTGTTTTTCTTTATAGGAATTTTGGAAGAGACCGGTTATATCGCAAGGGCTTCTTTTGTGATGGATCGTTTTATGAGCAAGTTCGGGCTTTCGGGGAAATCCTTTATTCCCCTTTTATCTTCCGCGGCTTGCGCAGTTCCGGCGATCATGGGAACGAGAACGATCGAAAACAAATCCGATCGAATCACTACGATCCTCGTCTCTCCATTGATCACGTGTTCGGCGCGTTATCCGGTTTATATCCTCGTTATCGGAGCGATGTTCCCCGCGGGCGCGATCTGGGGAGTTTTCAGCATCCAGGCCCTCGCGCTCTTGAGTCTATTTTTACTCGGAATGATCGCTTCGATGTTGGCCGCCCTCGTTTTCAAAAAGACATTCTTTCGTTCCGATTCTTCCTATTTTCTAATGGAATTGCCTGCTTACAACACCCCCTCGCTGAAAAGTTTAGGAATTACCGTATTCAAAAAATTGAAAGCGTTTTTAAGCACCGCTGGAAAACTCATTTTATTCATCTCCATTCTTCTTTGGTTCCTCGCAAACTATCCAAGAATCGAATCCGACAAGTTTCCCGGTGTGATCACCGAAGCCGAAGTGAAAAAAATTCAAATCCGAGAATCCTACGCGGGAAAGATGGGAAAATTTATGGAACCCGTTTTAAAACCGATCGGCTTTGATTGGAAAATGGGAATCGGAATCATCACTTCCTTTGCCGCAAGAGAAGTGATGGTTTCCACTCTTTCGATCATCTACGGAATCGGTGGCGAAGAATCCGAAGACGATCTCAAAGAAGCGATTCGAAAAGACGTAGACGAACAAGGAAAACCGGTCTGGGGACTTCGAAACTCCGTGAGTTTGCTCCTATTCTTCGCCTTCGCTTGTCAGTGTATGTCCACACTTGCGGTTGTTAAAAAAGAAACGAATTCCATGTTCTGGCCCTTGTTTCTTTTCGGATACATGACAATATTAGCATATACTATTTCGTTTATCGTTTTTCAGACCTGGAACCTATTTTCCTAA
- a CDS encoding FeoA family protein translates to MTVLLNKLKKGQEASIVSLIQEPGKEDLFRNILDIGLLPGIKVLVLERYQSQKKIILRAGQVEIAIREGEAELIRIGEVKDGSL, encoded by the coding sequence ATGACCGTTTTGTTAAACAAATTAAAAAAAGGGCAAGAAGCCTCCATCGTTTCTTTGATTCAAGAGCCGGGAAAAGAAGACCTTTTTCGAAACATACTGGATATCGGCCTTCTACCGGGAATCAAGGTTCTCGTTTTAGAAAGATACCAATCGCAAAAAAAAATCATCCTTCGTGCCGGCCAAGTGGAGATCGCAATTCGAGAAGGAGAAGCGGAATTGATCCGAATAGGAGAGGTCAAAGATGGGTCACTCTAA
- a CDS encoding ABC1 kinase family protein, translated as MAGFFDSLKMGIGGASRILNSGFVFSTKTLLLLKDLALGGGSLETFPIRLREAFEDLGATYIKLGQFIASAPSLFPEEFVTEMQKCLDGIRPLPYSTVEKIIRKELGGQLTDHFYSVEPIPIASASIAQVHAAVTKDGLDVVIKVQRPDIESTLSADLNLIYFASVLFERFAPGLSKSGISDMVEQFQSSILEEIDFYKEADNIEEFERELLAMGETRARVPKVYRELSTKKILTMERFYGAPITDEESIRRYSSDPQKTLTEALEIWFSTLARNGFFHADVHAGNLMILRDGTVGFIDFGIVGRISPRVWEGLMIFLEGLSLNRTEKIAKGLIQMDSTAKGVDEKKISKDLEAVFSRMTDMVMKLQMGDLESLDDKKLNAILFEFREISLRNGLKIPKEFGLLIKQILYFDRYVKTMAPDIDLIRDREKFLI; from the coding sequence ATGGCCGGATTTTTTGATTCCCTGAAAATGGGCATTGGCGGTGCCTCCCGTATCTTAAACAGCGGTTTTGTATTCTCTACAAAAACGCTCCTTCTCTTAAAGGATCTCGCCTTGGGTGGAGGTTCTTTAGAAACCTTTCCGATCCGACTTAGAGAAGCCTTCGAAGACCTCGGGGCGACTTACATCAAGTTAGGTCAATTCATCGCTTCGGCTCCGTCTTTGTTCCCGGAAGAGTTCGTGACCGAAATGCAGAAATGTCTGGATGGAATCCGACCCCTTCCTTATTCCACGGTCGAAAAAATCATCCGAAAAGAACTCGGAGGTCAACTCACGGATCATTTTTACAGCGTCGAACCGATCCCGATCGCCTCGGCTTCGATCGCGCAGGTTCACGCCGCGGTCACAAAGGACGGACTCGACGTGGTCATCAAAGTACAAAGACCGGATATAGAATCTACATTATCAGCCGATTTGAATCTGATCTACTTCGCTTCCGTTCTTTTTGAAAGATTCGCACCGGGTTTGAGCAAATCCGGAATCTCGGATATGGTCGAACAGTTCCAGAGTTCTATATTAGAAGAAATTGATTTTTACAAGGAAGCAGACAACATAGAAGAATTCGAAAGAGAACTTCTTGCGATGGGAGAAACCAGAGCGAGGGTTCCGAAAGTTTACAGAGAACTTTCCACAAAAAAAATTCTTACCATGGAACGTTTTTACGGAGCTCCGATCACGGATGAAGAATCGATTCGAAGATATTCATCCGATCCGCAAAAAACTCTCACCGAAGCCCTTGAGATCTGGTTTTCGACTCTCGCAAGGAACGGTTTTTTTCACGCGGATGTACATGCAGGAAATCTAATGATTCTTCGGGACGGAACCGTAGGTTTTATAGACTTCGGAATCGTGGGAAGAATTTCACCTCGGGTCTGGGAAGGTCTGATGATCTTCTTAGAAGGCTTAAGTCTCAATCGAACGGAAAAGATCGCAAAAGGTCTGATTCAGATGGATTCTACCGCGAAAGGCGTGGACGAAAAAAAAATTTCGAAAGATTTGGAAGCGGTTTTCTCTCGTATGACCGACATGGTAATGAAACTCCAGATGGGAGATCTGGAATCTCTCGACGATAAGAAGTTGAACGCGATCCTTTTCGAGTTCCGAGAAATTTCCCTTAGAAACGGACTCAAGATTCCGAAAGAATTCGGGCTTTTGATCAAGCAGATTCTTTACTTCGATCGTTACGTCAAGACGATGGCTCCGGACATCGACCTCATCCGAGATAGAGAAAAATTCCTCATATGA
- a CDS encoding helicase: MSSDSVLLQELDKLELNDLKKVATLWNLAKLPYKEKNKNVAYLYEIFQDEFYLKGVLEKLTQLQVTIYTSILKNKNVLTLGEISRKVNIPPINVEMELNLLRKYQLVYQRKNRERLTNNLDKYHAFEEIADLVPLDQNLKGDKYKISLEKVLDRKKTTEIADEWKSAVKAPKQVDSIKKFYSIATSEEGIDLNLQSLGDLERDTLVRIYLSGGVSEAEDIRSYVVTSRGKYEQVVPALIAKGMVVDVCFVDEKFVRVFAIPDEILKYVQTHPILPSVKKGTKQRTEKLAVNDLDFFLNTKKLISYISRKGLVLAKSGKVKQADHKRTEQELLNPDIGIFPEKSQIYQMELILPVLKLLNLVDIKGENIVLKGDVSGFIEKDIFEIMKLVVHEVNEARMKRVIPAEVFTATEMPFYDKLILDKCVSLIIKAKRIHLSVIFSNIIREHMILSPGFRTKNFQSDLAELRKEIMSAIFYLHLFGLLEIEYPNRFLTLSKLGEYFFQTGELSHKTEKGGITINPDFTIIAFPDRVSIHGLHLLKAFTELKDYDRVYTFVLTKEAFQLGILLGYKPSEFIDFLKTSSKADLAQNLLFLLEDWGGNLPVVDITEDCVLVRTKDQNTMELLLGQIKGKKIVLDEIGPTAVLVDKNRVQDVITVSEKLNLIVNLTR; this comes from the coding sequence ATGAGTAGCGATTCAGTATTACTTCAGGAACTCGATAAACTTGAACTCAACGACCTGAAGAAAGTCGCCACCCTCTGGAATCTAGCGAAACTTCCCTACAAAGAAAAAAACAAAAACGTAGCCTATCTCTACGAGATCTTTCAGGATGAATTTTATCTGAAAGGTGTTTTGGAGAAACTCACTCAACTTCAGGTTACGATCTATACAAGCATTCTTAAGAATAAAAACGTTCTGACCTTGGGAGAAATTTCCCGCAAGGTGAACATTCCTCCGATCAACGTGGAGATGGAACTCAATCTTCTCCGTAAATATCAACTCGTTTATCAGAGAAAAAATCGGGAAAGACTCACAAACAATTTAGATAAATATCATGCGTTTGAAGAGATCGCCGATCTCGTCCCTTTGGATCAAAATCTCAAAGGGGATAAATACAAAATTTCCCTGGAAAAGGTTCTGGATCGGAAGAAAACGACTGAAATCGCAGACGAGTGGAAGTCGGCGGTAAAAGCTCCGAAACAAGTTGATTCAATCAAGAAATTTTATTCGATCGCAACATCCGAGGAAGGAATCGACCTCAATCTCCAATCTTTAGGAGATTTGGAAAGAGACACTCTTGTAAGAATCTATCTGAGCGGCGGCGTTTCGGAAGCAGAAGACATTCGTAGTTACGTCGTAACCAGCCGAGGAAAATACGAACAAGTTGTTCCTGCGCTTATTGCGAAAGGAATGGTCGTCGATGTTTGTTTCGTGGACGAGAAGTTCGTTCGGGTTTTTGCGATCCCTGATGAAATTCTAAAATACGTTCAAACTCATCCGATTCTTCCTTCCGTAAAAAAAGGAACGAAACAAAGGACGGAAAAACTCGCGGTCAACGATCTCGACTTCTTTCTCAACACGAAAAAGTTGATTTCTTATATCAGCCGCAAGGGACTCGTCCTTGCAAAATCGGGAAAGGTAAAACAGGCCGATCACAAGAGAACAGAACAGGAACTTCTCAATCCCGATATCGGAATTTTTCCGGAAAAGAGCCAGATCTATCAGATGGAGCTCATTCTACCCGTTCTTAAACTTTTGAACCTCGTGGATATCAAGGGTGAGAATATCGTGCTCAAAGGGGACGTAAGCGGATTTATCGAAAAAGATATCTTTGAGATCATGAAACTCGTCGTGCACGAAGTCAACGAAGCGAGAATGAAACGTGTCATTCCTGCGGAAGTGTTCACCGCAACCGAGATGCCTTTCTATGATAAACTCATTCTGGATAAGTGCGTGAGCCTGATCATCAAGGCGAAACGAATTCATCTTTCCGTGATCTTTTCCAATATCATTCGAGAACACATGATTCTTTCTCCAGGATTTCGAACGAAAAATTTCCAATCCGATCTCGCGGAGCTCCGAAAAGAGATAATGAGTGCGATCTTTTATCTGCATTTATTCGGACTTTTGGAAATCGAGTACCCGAATCGTTTTCTTACCCTTTCCAAATTGGGAGAATATTTTTTCCAGACTGGAGAATTGTCTCACAAGACGGAAAAGGGCGGAATTACGATCAACCCGGACTTTACGATCATCGCATTTCCGGATCGTGTTTCCATTCATGGGCTTCATCTTCTCAAGGCTTTTACGGAGCTAAAGGACTACGACCGGGTTTATACCTTTGTTCTTACCAAAGAAGCGTTTCAATTGGGAATTCTTCTTGGATACAAACCGTCTGAGTTTATCGATTTCTTAAAAACTTCCAGCAAAGCCGATCTCGCACAAAACCTTCTCTTCTTACTGGAAGACTGGGGTGGGAATCTTCCGGTTGTGGATATCACGGAAGACTGCGTTTTGGTTCGCACCAAGGATCAGAATACGATGGAACTTCTGCTCGGTCAGATCAAAGGGAAAAAGATCGTCCTCGACGAGATCGGTCCAACTGCTGTTCTCGTCGATAAAAATCGAGTGCAAGACGTAATCACCGTTTCCGAAAAATTGAATCTCATCGTCAACCTGACCCGTTAA
- a CDS encoding methyl-accepting chemotaxis protein, whose translation MDEITKSIRKFTLQFILITEVVGYVITVGTAIVFFQTFLEMDPEQLKYAVYITLGTTFFTLIYTVFSDQRRLKPIRDYSLTIEQGIIDKDTALNAQKAVLRLPIGHSIEIGARIFVSGLIIVLLLGRFATLDKSNYYNLFSIILLLGLSVGVYTFLVSERLTSKLVESGAFSNIDTSSLVRIKLTRSLTITFIFIVIILAIGVSSLVFKLNYNAIRKSYFNQMINVNETLHILTETIFEEVQADADRLRNDSNFLFFVAGGREKETQRILESLLGKSSKYESIAIIRAEGENWKLLVATGTLASSGTSKLSDYQLPSETSISETFNANKLFLSKPIASTVSGTPVVLALEPIPGEKSTYLVFGLRIADLTSKLIGSIQIGKSGYPGLLNHGEVIINHVNPALNLKKLTDFPFYEQVKDYKDNVPVRYLFNGKYKYMILRKNSKYDFITFASIENEEIADEAIVSVLAMAAISTVGMLFIGFLIYIILKKRLQPLEESKNVLEAMAEGDLTKGLKVLSMDEIGEMSISINSFNKKVKTILGKIIEASGNLASSSDEMSGALNFISDNAQNQAASSEEISASIEEISAGMDGVETQTREQVGLLDRLGLDMNKFSNSIHETSANLEKTMSDVERITEEAKKGGSALELTNQSITKISRSSEDITGVIEIINTISEQIHLLALNAAIEAARAGSAGKGFAVVADEISKLADKTTNSIKDIEEIIQGNETEIGNGIRNITNTVTVISGIIQGISEINRQMKIVNQFMEDQLSKNDQMNLTAKEVKGRSDVIQVAVREQKIAIEEISRTITTINDLNQSSAASSEELSSSSIGLARLAEDLKKEVEFFKL comes from the coding sequence ATGGATGAAATTACAAAGTCGATCCGCAAATTCACACTTCAGTTTATTCTCATTACCGAAGTAGTCGGTTACGTGATCACGGTTGGAACCGCGATCGTCTTTTTTCAAACGTTTCTGGAGATGGATCCGGAACAACTGAAATACGCAGTATACATCACGCTCGGCACCACGTTTTTTACCCTCATCTATACCGTATTTTCGGATCAAAGAAGACTGAAACCGATCCGCGATTATAGCCTGACGATTGAACAAGGAATCATCGATAAGGATACGGCTCTCAACGCTCAAAAAGCCGTCCTAAGACTTCCGATCGGACATTCGATTGAAATCGGAGCGAGGATTTTTGTTAGCGGTTTGATCATCGTTCTTTTACTGGGCCGTTTTGCGACCTTGGACAAATCGAATTATTACAATCTATTTTCGATCATTCTTCTACTCGGACTTTCGGTCGGAGTATATACGTTTCTGGTATCGGAAAGGCTTACTTCCAAACTGGTAGAATCGGGCGCCTTCAGTAATATCGATACTTCGAGTTTGGTAAGAATCAAACTCACCCGTTCCCTCACGATCACGTTTATCTTTATCGTAATCATTCTTGCGATCGGAGTTTCCAGTCTCGTTTTTAAACTCAATTACAACGCGATCCGAAAATCCTATTTCAATCAGATGATCAACGTGAACGAAACGCTTCATATCCTCACCGAAACGATTTTCGAAGAAGTGCAAGCGGACGCGGATCGACTTCGAAACGATTCAAACTTTCTCTTTTTTGTGGCTGGCGGAAGAGAAAAAGAAACGCAGAGAATTCTGGAAAGTCTTCTCGGGAAATCTTCTAAATACGAGTCGATTGCAATCATTCGTGCGGAAGGTGAGAATTGGAAACTTCTTGTTGCAACGGGAACCCTAGCCTCGAGCGGAACATCCAAACTCTCCGATTACCAACTTCCATCCGAAACAAGCATCTCGGAAACTTTCAACGCTAATAAACTCTTTCTGAGTAAACCGATCGCCTCGACGGTTTCGGGAACTCCGGTTGTCTTGGCATTAGAACCCATTCCCGGCGAAAAATCGACCTATCTCGTCTTTGGATTGAGAATCGCGGATCTTACGAGCAAATTGATCGGTTCAATCCAGATCGGAAAGTCTGGTTATCCCGGTCTTCTCAATCACGGAGAGGTGATCATCAATCACGTTAATCCGGCACTCAATCTCAAAAAACTGACGGACTTTCCGTTCTACGAACAAGTGAAGGATTACAAGGATAACGTTCCCGTTCGATATCTGTTCAATGGAAAGTATAAGTATATGATTCTTCGCAAGAATTCGAAGTATGATTTTATCACCTTCGCTTCGATCGAAAACGAAGAAATCGCGGATGAGGCAATCGTTTCCGTTCTTGCGATGGCGGCCATATCGACGGTTGGAATGTTGTTCATCGGATTCTTGATCTACATCATTTTGAAAAAAAGACTACAACCTCTCGAAGAAAGTAAGAACGTTTTGGAAGCGATGGCGGAAGGAGATCTTACAAAAGGACTGAAGGTTTTGTCGATGGACGAGATCGGAGAAATGTCCATCTCCATCAATTCGTTTAACAAAAAAGTGAAGACCATCCTAGGCAAAATCATCGAAGCTTCGGGGAACCTCGCGTCGTCTTCCGATGAGATGTCCGGTGCCCTCAATTTTATTTCGGATAACGCGCAAAACCAAGCCGCCTCCTCCGAGGAAATTTCAGCCTCGATCGAGGAAATTTCCGCCGGGATGGACGGTGTCGAAACTCAGACCAGAGAACAGGTCGGTCTTTTAGACAGGCTCGGTCTTGATATGAATAAATTCTCCAATTCCATTCATGAAACTTCCGCCAATCTCGAAAAGACGATGTCGGACGTTGAGAGAATTACGGAAGAAGCAAAAAAAGGCGGAAGCGCACTCGAACTTACGAATCAGTCGATCACAAAGATCAGCAGAAGCTCGGAAGATATCACGGGAGTCATCGAAATCATCAACACGATCTCGGAACAGATCCATTTACTCGCGCTCAACGCGGCGATCGAAGCGGCGAGAGCCGGCTCCGCAGGAAAGGGATTTGCGGTCGTCGCAGATGAAATTTCCAAACTCGCCGATAAAACGACGAACAGCATCAAGGACATCGAGGAAATCATCCAGGGAAATGAAACTGAAATCGGAAACGGAATCAGAAACATCACCAACACGGTCACCGTCATTTCCGGTATTATCCAAGGCATTTCGGAAATCAATCGTCAGATGAAGATCGTAAATCAGTTTATGGAAGATCAACTCTCCAAAAACGATCAGATGAATCTCACGGCGAAGGAAGTAAAAGGAAGATCGGACGTGATTCAAGTGGCAGTTAGAGAACAAAAAATCGCGATCGAAGAAATTTCGAGAACGATTACGACGATCAACGATCTCAACCAATCTTCCGCGGCTTCTTCCGAAGAGTTGAGTTCAAGTTCGATCGGACTTGCAAGACTTGCGGAAGATCTGAAAAAGGAAGTCGAATTTTTCAAACTCTAA
- a CDS encoding metallophosphoesterase: MENLKLALIGDIHGFWDRHDNEYFDTSDYDALLFTGDFPGYLPFSGRRVTRKIAELKKKVYWIPGNHDSTNVVQLLGEILHSKWMIRFGSIGHRFRLTRLKRQMGDAICVGYSATKLDSKTVLIGARPFSMGGNLNFLPFLKKEFGVSSMSESFEKLKSLYPKIQGMDCIVLAHNGPAGYGSKRDDIWGCDFRKKGGDWGDSDLRRFIEFVKERGETISLILAGHMHHRIKDLVRDRTWKISENSSHAINAAKVPRILTDKKGNSFRHHIRLERKNGVWDCKEIFVGERGEEIISLPDEEILFSSDTF; encoded by the coding sequence ATGGAAAATCTCAAGTTGGCGCTTATCGGCGACATTCACGGATTTTGGGATCGACACGACAACGAATACTTTGACACATCCGATTATGACGCCCTATTGTTCACGGGAGATTTTCCGGGATACCTTCCATTCTCGGGAAGAAGAGTGACTCGGAAAATCGCGGAGCTCAAAAAGAAAGTCTATTGGATCCCCGGGAATCACGATTCTACGAACGTAGTTCAGTTGCTGGGAGAAATCTTACATTCAAAATGGATGATACGGTTTGGAAGTATCGGACATCGATTTCGTCTAACTCGTCTTAAAAGGCAAATGGGCGACGCAATTTGTGTGGGTTATTCCGCCACGAAGTTGGATTCAAAAACCGTATTGATCGGAGCCCGCCCCTTTTCCATGGGAGGAAATTTGAACTTTCTTCCTTTTCTCAAAAAAGAATTCGGCGTTTCTTCGATGAGTGAATCCTTTGAAAAACTGAAATCTCTCTATCCGAAAATTCAAGGAATGGATTGTATCGTTTTGGCTCACAACGGCCCCGCCGGTTACGGTTCCAAACGGGATGATATCTGGGGTTGTGATTTTAGAAAGAAAGGTGGGGATTGGGGGGACTCGGATCTCCGCCGTTTTATCGAGTTTGTCAAAGAAAGAGGAGAAACGATTTCTCTAATACTTGCCGGTCACATGCATCATAGAATCAAGGATTTAGTCCGGGACAGAACTTGGAAGATCAGTGAAAATTCTTCTCACGCGATCAATGCGGCAAAGGTGCCGAGAATTCTCACGGACAAAAAAGGAAATTCATTCAGGCATCATATCCGCCTCGAACGAAAGAATGGAGTTTGGGATTGTAAAGAAATTTTCGTGGGAGAAAGAGGGGAGGAAATCATTTCCCTCCCGGATGAGGAGATCTTATTCTCCTCGGATACTTTCTAA
- a CDS encoding tetratricopeptide repeat protein — MENPNIEKEEEDKQFAIIKGLAKEAYKLLDSHQFPKAEAKLKELLEKDPHNTYGLVGMGDLFFKKKDYKNAIEYYHKCIQEDPSNKFSLMGLMNCYREMNLLSRVIEVAEDYRHITITDASILSRVADAHRKLKNFKESEIYYMQALQINPKDQYVIVGLGHLYFACQKYKDAIHWWEKLLLIQPDNIKILTEIGNSYRKIKDYDEAIQYYHRAAELDRKNFFALYGLAESYRGKKDFHKANQYWERILEFDPDNKLIINRYADSLRGMGEFDKALECFNRILAEGEDYFALLGKASSLKLIGKRDKAEEIYLDLHKKFPMDPRPLLELSDLYVELEKPTEAVRLLEDFQKKQPLNEEVKLKLESIRGE, encoded by the coding sequence ATGGAAAATCCTAATATTGAAAAAGAAGAAGAGGACAAACAATTCGCGATCATCAAGGGCCTTGCAAAAGAAGCCTATAAATTATTAGATTCTCATCAATTTCCGAAGGCGGAAGCCAAGCTCAAAGAGCTTTTGGAAAAAGATCCTCACAACACATACGGTCTCGTCGGAATGGGAGATCTCTTTTTTAAGAAAAAAGATTATAAGAATGCAATAGAATATTATCATAAATGTATACAAGAAGATCCTTCCAACAAGTTTTCCCTCATGGGACTAATGAATTGTTATCGGGAAATGAATCTTCTTTCTCGTGTGATCGAAGTCGCCGAAGATTACAGACATATCACGATCACCGATGCTTCCATCCTGAGTCGTGTCGCGGACGCTCATCGCAAACTGAAGAACTTTAAAGAATCCGAAATCTATTATATGCAAGCCCTTCAGATTAATCCGAAGGATCAATACGTGATCGTAGGTTTGGGACATCTTTACTTCGCGTGTCAGAAATACAAGGACGCGATCCACTGGTGGGAAAAACTTCTTCTCATCCAACCGGACAATATCAAAATTCTTACCGAAATCGGAAACTCGTATCGCAAGATAAAAGACTACGACGAAGCGATTCAGTATTATCATAGAGCCGCGGAACTGGACCGGAAGAATTTTTTCGCGTTGTACGGTCTTGCCGAAAGTTATCGAGGCAAAAAGGATTTCCACAAAGCGAATCAGTATTGGGAACGAATTTTAGAATTCGACCCGGACAACAAACTCATCATCAATCGTTATGCGGACAGTTTACGGGGAATGGGAGAATTCGACAAGGCCCTCGAATGTTTTAATCGGATTCTCGCGGAAGGAGAAGACTACTTCGCGTTGCTTGGAAAGGCTTCTTCTCTCAAACTGATCGGCAAACGTGACAAGGCCGAAGAAATCTATCTCGATCTTCATAAAAAATTTCCTATGGATCCAAGGCCGCTTCTTGAGTTATCCGATCTTTATGTGGAATTGGAAAAACCGACCGAAGCCGTTCGTCTGCTAGAGGATTTTCAGAAAAAACAACCTCTCAACGAAGAAGTCAAACTGAAGTTAGAAAGTATCCGAGGAGAATAA